In a single window of the Palaemon carinicauda isolate YSFRI2023 chromosome 10, ASM3689809v2, whole genome shotgun sequence genome:
- the LOC137647991 gene encoding craniofacial development protein 2-like encodes MLGKRAQRAYLEHNSVNSRIILISLRGKYKNFKDIQVYAPDSSYEDEDVENFYSQLEEEIETIKTGDVVIVIGDFNSKIGNDRRGYEYVMGEFGLGERNERGQRMLEFSQGKQLCISKTYFYHREQHKYTWTHPDGIHKNCIDYILINKRWKSSVMGTKVMRGTDFGTSHELLLLNFRQTEEEIKNYSGIM; translated from the coding sequence atgttaggaaaaagagcacaaagagcttatttggagcacaattcggtgaactcaagaataattttgaTCAGTTTGAGAGGAAAGTAcaagaattttaaggatattcaggtatatgcaccagacagctcatatgaagatgaagacgtagaaaacttctattcacagttagaggaggaaatagagacaataaagacaggcgatgtagtcataGTGAttggcgatttcaatagtaaaatcggaaatgacaggagaggctacgagtatgtgatgggagagttcggtttaggtgaaagaaatgagagaggacagaggatgttggaatttagccagggtaaacaactgtgtatatcAAAAACTTACTtctatcatagagaacagcacaaaTATActtggacacacccagatggaattcataagaactgcattgattatatccttataaataagagatggaaatcatcagtgatgggaacaaaagtgatgaggggaacagactttggaacatcacatgaactactactattAAATTtcagacagacagaggaagaaatcaagaactactCAGGTATAAtgtag